A stretch of the Archangium violaceum genome encodes the following:
- a CDS encoding LPS-assembly protein LptD, which translates to MSGLVLLTLALTLSGQLDLPTSTDSVIGEQAVLTGDKAVVEGRIGRASGHALLRSGSSVLRADELTYDFDKRVAVASGNVLLVSNGLAGFADRLTVDLSTRQVEAEGGTFFQKEGVTPQALVDLAGREDATARELTQTGTNAFSFTARRFRLLEDNAYQVEPASFTASCGCDVFDRSWRITASSAKLTPGERATFTSPTLRVFDVPVFWVPWISLPLRNRQSGLLMPEWTASGVSGFQVDLPLFLTLGRSYDLTLSPGYAFGSGGAFGVKGPRLAAEFRYAPAPGVDGRVWLRLYQDLKLEREPLDPNVLAPDAGQRGLRGWGIFEHRQELGHGLHARADVTLYSDGFLFADTTTASNFLRSYYYVPSTATLYHRGEDHYAGLALAYRQDVRWGYPLIGDASRPPVFQELPTLRYAIPTVPLFGPLTGSVQVELSRLSPLRGLLGDEGTDGVFWPLLADADGTQGNGRFDLGERQARSRLDILPRVNATFDMGGVLRFTPYLAVRESLYLYEVTRETHNRAYGMVGLLLDSELSRVFGTGASAIRHSIMPSVELRAVPRVFGERAPSVYDEVDAAVPENGFFQGQVALRQKLLMRSGTGTRELGRLDVVQGVDFLERRMGETSGRLLTVIGPVTATATARLDLFTPNVEERLTQLSASVGWSVLRNGLLDVNAGYERTLGSSEQVRRPIDMLLPPPLPATAPVGDGGSCSDTNNPALQQVDRVLFGAGTRLPFGLGVRYDAEVFRRAPGRCDVVQVNSQTLTLSYTPQCNCFQIQAYGRLVPAPVYFQQGLFVTIANLGTFGG; encoded by the coding sequence ATGTCCGGCCTGGTCCTCCTCACCCTCGCCCTCACCCTCTCCGGGCAGCTCGATCTGCCCACGTCGACGGACTCCGTCATTGGCGAGCAGGCAGTCCTCACAGGTGACAAGGCCGTCGTCGAGGGCCGTATCGGCCGGGCCTCCGGGCACGCGCTGTTGCGCTCGGGGTCGTCGGTGCTCCGCGCCGATGAGCTGACCTACGACTTCGACAAGCGGGTGGCGGTGGCGAGCGGGAACGTGCTGCTGGTGAGCAACGGCCTGGCCGGCTTCGCCGACCGCCTCACGGTGGACCTGAGCACCCGCCAGGTGGAGGCCGAGGGCGGAACCTTCTTCCAGAAGGAAGGCGTGACGCCCCAGGCGCTCGTCGATCTCGCCGGCCGGGAGGACGCCACCGCCCGGGAGCTGACCCAGACGGGCACCAACGCGTTCTCCTTCACCGCGCGCCGTTTCCGCCTCCTGGAGGACAACGCGTACCAGGTGGAGCCCGCGTCCTTCACGGCGTCCTGCGGGTGCGACGTGTTCGATCGCAGCTGGCGCATCACCGCGAGCAGCGCGAAGCTGACGCCCGGGGAGCGCGCCACGTTCACCTCGCCCACGCTGCGGGTGTTCGACGTCCCCGTCTTCTGGGTGCCGTGGATCTCCCTTCCGCTGCGCAACCGCCAAAGCGGCCTGCTCATGCCCGAGTGGACCGCCTCCGGAGTGAGCGGATTCCAGGTGGATCTGCCGCTCTTCCTCACGCTCGGGCGGAGCTACGATCTCACGCTCTCCCCGGGGTACGCCTTCGGCAGTGGGGGCGCGTTCGGCGTGAAGGGCCCGCGGCTCGCCGCCGAGTTCCGGTACGCCCCCGCGCCCGGAGTCGACGGGCGGGTCTGGCTTCGGCTCTACCAGGATCTGAAGCTCGAGCGGGAGCCGCTCGATCCCAACGTGCTCGCCCCCGATGCGGGACAGCGGGGGCTCCGAGGCTGGGGCATCTTCGAGCACCGGCAGGAGCTCGGCCACGGCCTGCATGCACGGGCGGACGTGACGCTGTACTCGGACGGCTTCCTCTTCGCCGACACAACGACCGCCAGCAACTTCCTCCGCTCGTATTACTACGTCCCCTCCACGGCCACCCTGTACCACCGCGGCGAGGATCATTACGCGGGGCTCGCCCTGGCCTACCGCCAGGACGTCCGCTGGGGCTATCCGCTGATCGGTGACGCTTCGCGACCTCCCGTCTTCCAGGAGCTGCCCACGCTGCGCTACGCCATCCCCACGGTGCCCCTGTTCGGCCCGCTCACGGGGAGCGTCCAGGTGGAGCTCTCGCGACTGTCGCCCCTGCGCGGGCTGCTGGGGGACGAGGGCACGGACGGGGTGTTCTGGCCGCTCCTGGCCGACGCGGATGGCACCCAGGGCAATGGCCGCTTCGATCTCGGTGAGCGGCAGGCGCGCAGCCGCCTGGACATCCTGCCGCGCGTGAACGCCACGTTCGACATGGGGGGCGTGCTGCGCTTCACCCCCTACCTGGCGGTGCGCGAGAGCCTCTATCTCTACGAGGTGACGCGGGAGACGCACAACCGCGCGTACGGGATGGTGGGACTGCTGCTGGATTCGGAGCTGTCACGGGTGTTCGGAACGGGAGCCTCCGCGATCCGTCACAGCATCATGCCGTCGGTGGAGCTGCGCGCGGTGCCACGCGTCTTCGGCGAGCGCGCCCCCTCGGTCTATGACGAGGTGGACGCCGCGGTGCCCGAGAACGGGTTCTTCCAGGGCCAGGTGGCGCTGCGCCAGAAGCTGCTCATGCGCAGCGGGACGGGGACGCGCGAGCTGGGGCGGTTGGATGTGGTCCAGGGAGTGGACTTCCTCGAGCGGCGGATGGGAGAGACGTCCGGGCGTCTCCTGACGGTGATCGGGCCGGTGACGGCGACGGCCACGGCGCGGCTCGATCTGTTCACCCCGAATGTGGAGGAGCGACTGACCCAGCTCTCGGCCTCGGTGGGCTGGAGCGTCCTTCGCAATGGGCTGTTGGACGTGAATGCCGGATACGAGCGGACCCTGGGAAGCTCGGAGCAGGTGCGCCGGCCCATCGACATGCTGCTGCCTCCTCCCCTGCCCGCGACCGCTCCGGTGGGCGACGGCGGGTCGTGCTCCGACACCAACAACCCGGCGCTCCAGCAGGTCGACCGCGTGCTGTTCGGCGCCGGGACCCGGCTCCCGTTCGGCCTGGGGGTGAGGTACGACGCGGAGGTGTTCCGGAGGGCTCCGGGACGATGCGACGTGGTCCAGGTGAATTCCCAGACCCTGACCCTCTCGTACACGCCCCAGTGCAACTGCTTCCAGATCCAGGCCTATGGCAGGTTGGTGCCCGCGCCGGTGTATTTCCAGCAAGGGCTGTTCGTGACGATCGCCAACCTCGGCACCTTCGGGGGCTGA
- a CDS encoding type II toxin-antitoxin system HipA family toxin, with amino-acid sequence MQAQSTEVGVLEVRLGEVHVGTLTLLPDEVSEFVISEEYRQRYPRPVLGQFFEDDLTRRHHSRMRLPPYFSNLLPEGPLRELIAEREGVSKHREFFLIARLGEDLPGATMVTPAAPLDWNAIGSSETTEPTLPHEQEPIRFSLAGVQLKFSMLRRDRGMTLPMGGRGGDWIVKLPDNRYDHVPENEYSMMRWASAAGINVPEIILVPVADLQGLPEGIQLREDTAFAIRRFDRPAPGHRIHMEDMAQVLGLYSDEKYKRYNYETVAKVLLNVAGPKALQEFLHRLVFIIASGNGDAHHKNWSLLYPDGVHAELSPAYDLVSTIQYMPNDTLALNLARSKRFKDVTMASFERLARKLEVPAHFVITEVKLAVEATLQLWSDLRAELSIPESFKQRIEAHWKTVPLLQVE; translated from the coding sequence GTGCAAGCTCAGAGTACGGAAGTAGGTGTCCTCGAAGTTCGCCTGGGAGAGGTTCACGTCGGGACTCTGACTCTCCTGCCCGACGAAGTCTCCGAGTTCGTTATTTCCGAGGAATATCGCCAGCGATACCCCCGCCCCGTGCTGGGACAGTTCTTCGAGGATGACCTCACCCGGCGGCATCACAGCCGGATGCGACTTCCACCTTATTTCTCCAACCTCCTCCCAGAAGGGCCTCTCCGGGAACTCATCGCCGAGCGAGAGGGCGTTTCAAAGCACCGCGAATTCTTCCTCATCGCTCGCCTCGGGGAGGATCTCCCGGGGGCCACCATGGTCACCCCGGCTGCCCCGCTCGACTGGAATGCCATCGGCTCCTCAGAGACCACTGAGCCCACCCTCCCCCACGAACAGGAGCCAATCCGCTTCTCGCTTGCTGGCGTCCAGCTCAAATTTTCCATGCTTCGCCGGGATCGGGGTATGACCCTGCCTATGGGTGGACGCGGTGGAGATTGGATCGTCAAGCTCCCAGACAACCGCTATGACCACGTCCCGGAAAACGAGTACTCGATGATGCGCTGGGCCAGCGCGGCCGGCATCAACGTTCCCGAAATCATCCTCGTTCCGGTCGCCGACCTCCAAGGACTCCCCGAGGGCATCCAACTTCGGGAGGACACGGCCTTCGCCATCCGGCGCTTCGATCGCCCTGCCCCGGGGCATCGAATCCACATGGAGGACATGGCCCAGGTGCTCGGCCTGTACTCGGATGAGAAGTACAAGCGATATAATTATGAGACAGTCGCAAAAGTGCTCCTGAACGTCGCCGGCCCCAAAGCCCTCCAGGAGTTCCTCCACCGTCTGGTTTTCATCATCGCCAGCGGCAATGGCGATGCTCACCACAAGAACTGGTCACTGCTGTATCCGGATGGCGTGCATGCGGAGCTCTCCCCCGCGTATGATCTCGTCTCGACCATCCAGTACATGCCGAACGACACGCTCGCCCTGAACCTCGCGCGCTCCAAGCGGTTCAAGGACGTCACGATGGCATCCTTCGAGCGACTGGCCCGAAAGTTGGAAGTTCCGGCCCACTTTGTCATTACCGAAGTCAAGCTGGCGGTAGAAGCGACCCTCCAGCTCTGGTCGGACCTGAGGGCAGAGCTGTCCATCCCAGAGTCCTTCAAGCAACGCATTGAGGCCCATTGGAAGACCGTGCCGCTGCTCCAGGTGGAATAG